In the genome of Chryseobacterium arthrosphaerae, one region contains:
- the fbp gene encoding class 1 fructose-bisphosphatase — MSNQPLQTLGEFLIDKQDDFQYSTGEFSRLLSAIRLASKVVNREVNKAGIVDITGAAGNQNIQGEEQQKLDVIANEIFITALSQREVVCGIASEENDDFIDIKCGENGHLSKYVVLIDPLDGSSNIDVNVSVGTIFSIYRRVTEPGTPVKLEDFLQKGINQIAAGYVIYGSSTMIVYTTGNGVNGFTLDPSLGTYYLSHPNMTFPKTGKIYSINEGNYIKFPQGVKNYLKYCQMEEGDRPYTSRYIGSLVADFHRNMLKGGIYIYPSYSQAPNGKLRLLYECNPMAFLAEQAGGKATDGFRRILEVEPTELHQRIPFFCGSVDMVEKAEEFMRIDSVK; from the coding sequence ATGTCAAATCAGCCATTACAGACTTTAGGAGAGTTTCTTATTGATAAGCAGGACGATTTTCAGTATTCCACAGGTGAATTTTCCCGTCTTCTCAGTGCAATAAGACTGGCTTCTAAAGTGGTAAACAGAGAAGTAAATAAAGCAGGAATTGTAGATATAACAGGCGCTGCGGGAAACCAGAATATTCAGGGTGAGGAACAGCAGAAACTGGATGTGATCGCTAATGAAATTTTTATTACGGCTTTGTCTCAAAGAGAGGTTGTTTGTGGTATTGCATCTGAAGAAAATGATGATTTTATCGATATCAAATGCGGTGAAAATGGTCATTTAAGTAAATATGTGGTATTGATTGATCCTTTGGACGGATCTTCCAATATCGACGTGAATGTTTCCGTAGGAACTATTTTCTCTATTTACAGAAGAGTAACTGAACCGGGAACTCCTGTTAAACTGGAAGACTTCCTACAAAAAGGGATCAACCAGATTGCAGCAGGATATGTTATTTACGGATCTTCCACAATGATCGTATATACTACAGGAAACGGAGTAAACGGATTTACACTGGATCCTTCTCTTGGTACTTATTACCTTTCACACCCGAATATGACCTTCCCAAAAACAGGTAAGATTTATTCCATCAACGAAGGAAATTATATCAAATTTCCTCAGGGAGTAAAAAATTACCTTAAGTATTGCCAGATGGAAGAAGGGGATCGTCCTTATACTTCAAGATACATCGGTTCTCTGGTTGCCGATTTTCACAGGAATATGCTGAAGGGAGGAATCTATATCTATCCTTCATATTCCCAGGCTCCGAACGGTAAATTAAGATTGTTATACGAATGTAATCCAATGGCATTCCTTGCAGAACAGGCCGGAGGAAAGGCCACAGACGGTTTCAGAAGAATCCTGGAAGTAGAGCCTACAGAACTTCATCAGAGAATTCCGTTCTTCTGCGGAAGTGTTGATATGGTAGAAAAGGCAGAAGAATTTATGCGTATCGACAGTGTAAAATAA
- a CDS encoding aspartate kinase, giving the protein MKIFKFGGASVKDAESVKNVSMVLKSQGFAKCLLVISAMGKTTNELEKVVELYFKKDNYQAEIEKIKRKHIEIAEGLFPENHAVFAEINLFFDDIDSFLRRNKSPNYDFVYDQVVSCGEMISTKIVSEYLNEIQFTNQWLDARDYIKTDNSYREGTVDWTRTEEFIKNLNPEICYVTQGFIGSDDNNFTVTLGREGSDYSAAIFAYCLNAEAMTIWKDVPGVMTGDPRKFEDVSLLSNISYEEAIEMAYYGASVIHPKTLQPLQQKNIPFYVKSFVDPTKEGTKVGASDKNQHEESYILKENQALLKISTRDFSFIAEDHMSLIFGYLSKYKIKVSLMQNSAISLALCLEDKFNQLEELNEELQKIFKTEAIKNVSLFTVRNAKMDHIDRFYQEKNVLLEQISKNTLQMVTQ; this is encoded by the coding sequence ATGAAAATTTTCAAGTTTGGTGGAGCGTCTGTAAAAGACGCCGAGAGTGTGAAAAATGTGTCCATGGTTCTAAAAAGCCAGGGATTTGCCAAATGTTTGCTGGTGATTTCAGCAATGGGCAAGACGACAAATGAGTTGGAAAAAGTTGTAGAACTTTATTTCAAAAAAGATAACTATCAAGCTGAGATTGAAAAGATAAAACGAAAACACATTGAGATTGCGGAAGGTCTTTTTCCTGAGAATCATGCGGTTTTTGCTGAAATCAATCTCTTCTTTGATGATATCGATTCTTTTTTAAGAAGAAATAAATCTCCTAATTACGACTTCGTGTATGATCAGGTGGTGAGCTGCGGAGAAATGATTTCCACAAAAATTGTAAGCGAGTACCTGAATGAAATTCAGTTTACCAACCAGTGGCTGGATGCCAGGGATTATATCAAAACAGATAACTCATACAGGGAAGGTACGGTAGACTGGACGAGAACTGAAGAATTCATCAAAAATCTTAATCCGGAAATCTGCTATGTTACCCAGGGCTTCATTGGTTCTGATGACAATAATTTTACGGTAACATTAGGACGAGAGGGATCTGATTATTCTGCAGCTATTTTCGCGTATTGCCTGAATGCTGAAGCGATGACAATCTGGAAAGATGTACCCGGGGTGATGACAGGAGATCCGAGAAAATTTGAGGATGTATCCCTTCTTTCAAATATTTCTTATGAAGAGGCGATCGAAATGGCTTATTACGGAGCAAGTGTAATTCACCCGAAAACATTACAGCCTTTACAGCAAAAAAACATTCCTTTTTATGTAAAATCTTTCGTAGATCCTACCAAAGAAGGAACAAAAGTAGGTGCTTCAGACAAGAACCAACATGAGGAGTCTTATATTTTAAAAGAAAACCAGGCTTTACTGAAAATTTCCACAAGGGATTTCTCTTTCATTGCGGAAGATCATATGAGCTTGATTTTCGGGTATCTGTCTAAATATAAGATCAAGGTTTCCCTGATGCAGAACTCTGCTATATCACTGGCATTGTGCCTGGAAGATAAATTTAATCAACTTGAAGAACTTAATGAAGAGCTTCAAAAAATTTTTAAAACCGAAGCAATTAAAAATGTATCTTTATTCACAGTAAGAAATGCGAAGATGGATCACATTGACAGATTTTACCAGGAAAAAAATGTATTATTGGAACAAATTTCCAAGAATACACTTCAAATGGTAACACAATAA